In Polynucleobacter ibericus, a genomic segment contains:
- the rho gene encoding transcription termination factor Rho — translation MQLTELKVLHVSALLEMAASLEIENTQRMRKQELMFAILKKRAKAGETVFGDGTLEVLPDGFGFLRSPEASYMASPDDIYISPAQIRRFNLHTGDSVEGEVRTPKDGERYFALVKVDKINGLAPEALKNRIMFENLTPLHPNRVISLERDIKAEENLTGRIIDMISPIGYGQRGLIVASPKSGKTVMMQHIAHAISANNPDAILIVLLVDERPEEVTEMQRSVRGEVVASTFDEPAVRHVQVAEMVIEKAKRLVEMGKDVIILLDSITRLARAYNTVVPSSGKVLSGGVDANALQRPKRFFGAARNIEEGGSLTIIATALIETGSRMDDLIYEEFKGTGNMEVHLERRLAERRVYPSINLNKSGTRREELLVKAENLQKIWVLRKLLADMDDIEAMNFIVDKLKSTKNNGEFFDLMRRGG, via the coding sequence ATGCAATTAACTGAACTCAAAGTCCTCCACGTATCCGCTCTGCTTGAAATGGCAGCCAGCTTGGAGATTGAAAATACACAACGGATGCGTAAACAAGAATTGATGTTTGCCATTCTAAAAAAACGTGCGAAGGCTGGCGAGACAGTATTCGGCGATGGCACATTAGAAGTATTGCCTGATGGCTTTGGTTTCTTACGCTCACCGGAAGCCTCTTACATGGCTTCTCCGGATGATATTTATATCTCCCCTGCGCAGATCCGCCGCTTTAACTTACATACCGGTGATAGCGTTGAAGGTGAAGTACGTACACCAAAAGATGGCGAGCGTTACTTTGCATTGGTAAAAGTAGACAAGATCAACGGTTTGGCTCCAGAGGCTCTTAAGAACCGCATCATGTTCGAGAACTTAACGCCATTACACCCTAACCGTGTAATCAGCTTGGAGCGCGATATCAAGGCTGAAGAGAATTTGACTGGCCGCATCATCGATATGATCTCCCCGATTGGTTACGGCCAGCGTGGTTTGATCGTAGCCTCACCAAAATCCGGTAAGACAGTGATGATGCAGCACATTGCACACGCAATCTCTGCAAATAATCCTGATGCCATCCTTATCGTGCTACTCGTAGACGAGCGCCCTGAAGAAGTTACTGAGATGCAACGCTCCGTTCGCGGTGAAGTAGTTGCCTCTACTTTTGATGAGCCAGCAGTGCGTCACGTTCAAGTGGCTGAGATGGTGATTGAAAAAGCCAAGCGCTTAGTAGAGATGGGCAAAGATGTGATCATCTTGTTAGATTCGATTACCCGTCTTGCGCGTGCATACAACACCGTTGTACCTTCATCTGGTAAGGTGCTTTCTGGTGGTGTGGATGCAAACGCATTGCAACGTCCAAAGCGTTTCTTTGGTGCAGCTCGTAATATCGAAGAAGGTGGTTCATTGACGATCATTGCTACCGCCCTGATTGAAACCGGCAGCCGTATGGATGACCTCATCTATGAAGAGTTCAAAGGTACGGGCAATATGGAAGTACACCTTGAACGTCGCTTGGCTGAGCGTCGTGTTTACCCATCGATTAACCTCAATAAGTCTGGCACCCGCCGTGAAGAACTCCTGGTTAAAGCTGAGAATCTCCAGAAGATCTGGGTATTGCGTAAATTGCTGGCAGATATGGACGATATCGAGGCGATGAACTTCATCGTTGATAAGCTCAAATCCACCAAAAACAATGGTGAATTCTTCGACCTTATGCGTCGAGGAGGCTAA
- a CDS encoding PD-(D/E)XK nuclease family protein, protein MPQPFPTLSDQKQPQAWAITPNSQALAELAQGIWDCAVQTKQRPLVVLSTAGPLVGVRAVLEQNRPKNLPSSIAFLPQVISFADWLEAAPGAWKFPKKQSDLERWLGVYATLRKHKQLQAWFKAETETGAWGLAQAIVEACDTLSIAVSPQLQKQIHEHILNNQAGKSNLGEICLEQAQVLLDSAVANVYSGMARKVVDQETKVLLEFWRYTVSISDPAFRNQFAMAAHLNAIEAAKNAHHARPLIWVETADPTPIDQEIISNLLNQYAQYAPVVEVKMDWRDAGLWPESIGVEGDEQSRVLALANVKRSQGKGWQLIPAKRFEELAWTAAKTIEQHLIDGKTNLALVAQDRLVARRARALLSRLGPALNIRDETGWKLSTTRAAAALNSWLELIKAPKDGPSAKTLLEFLQNPFLDFGKILNRDPASCMGLIAELEDILVASKAESGWKTFHLAIEGARDNATKTSSSLPSSALFELLQFVRERHHEWLALKVDCNQAFKQLQGNLQATGMVQSLEKDSAGKQLLEVLKTFDLSKTQYQASPMRLSEWLSLLKTVIEGASYQEAGKEAKAALSILPLSSTRMRDFEAVVVVGCDEQQLPAYSEPPLFFSDALNQLLKTSTIEMQFVQQARDLSQLLVSCPNVDLLWQSKSNNGEPLRPSAWIQRLQNQIEWEAIPTQLKKRSFEAVPMEMAVAHFEEDLPLPLSMSPSAYKALRDCPYRYYVRSLLGLRKNKEFDEGFDASLAGQTLHKLLKRFYQALKTQEHTNSALKSNSEQRRAWMEQSLNVYSEQEFASLIEGDARVMGTLRDWQKQIPSFVDWQLQREMAGWQYFDGEVKVGFDLSFQDADENLKMIRIEGYADRYDVHVDDSKLASVIDYKNQRFEKVKVRAEHILDDPQLLIYARAANEMQEGHKLTGHQVRQAEWVALKADISKGEQKATRSQEVSDMPEMMKLFSEQMTEDIEQLWAKKPMQAFAPEGVCQYCEARGICRKGIW, encoded by the coding sequence ATGCCCCAGCCTTTTCCTACCCTTTCTGATCAAAAGCAGCCGCAAGCTTGGGCAATTACGCCCAATAGCCAAGCACTTGCCGAGTTAGCTCAGGGTATTTGGGATTGTGCAGTGCAAACTAAGCAACGCCCCTTGGTGGTGCTGAGTACTGCCGGACCACTGGTTGGGGTGAGAGCGGTCTTGGAGCAAAACCGACCCAAAAATCTGCCAAGCAGCATTGCATTCTTGCCTCAAGTGATCAGTTTTGCGGATTGGCTAGAAGCGGCACCCGGCGCATGGAAGTTTCCAAAGAAGCAAAGTGATTTAGAAAGATGGTTAGGTGTCTATGCCACTTTACGTAAACATAAACAATTACAAGCGTGGTTTAAGGCTGAGACTGAAACGGGTGCATGGGGTTTAGCACAAGCCATTGTTGAAGCCTGCGATACCCTATCAATTGCAGTGAGTCCACAGTTGCAAAAACAGATTCATGAACATATTCTGAATAATCAGGCTGGCAAAAGTAATCTCGGTGAGATTTGTCTTGAACAAGCGCAAGTGTTGTTGGATAGCGCCGTTGCCAATGTTTATTCAGGAATGGCTCGTAAAGTTGTAGATCAAGAAACTAAGGTTTTGCTGGAGTTTTGGCGGTATACCGTAAGCATCAGTGACCCAGCATTTCGAAATCAGTTTGCAATGGCTGCACATCTCAATGCAATTGAAGCTGCCAAGAATGCGCATCACGCGAGACCGCTGATTTGGGTGGAGACGGCTGATCCAACTCCTATTGATCAAGAGATCATTAGCAATTTACTGAATCAGTATGCCCAATACGCTCCAGTGGTAGAAGTCAAAATGGATTGGCGTGATGCGGGCTTGTGGCCTGAGTCTATTGGCGTAGAAGGCGATGAGCAGTCTAGGGTACTAGCACTTGCAAATGTAAAGCGTTCGCAAGGTAAAGGCTGGCAACTGATTCCGGCTAAACGCTTTGAAGAGTTAGCGTGGACTGCTGCTAAAACGATTGAGCAACATCTCATTGATGGCAAAACTAATCTCGCACTTGTTGCACAAGATCGTTTAGTTGCAAGAAGGGCGCGTGCGCTACTTTCACGATTAGGTCCAGCGCTTAATATTCGCGATGAGACTGGTTGGAAGTTATCCACTACGCGTGCAGCTGCTGCACTTAATAGTTGGTTAGAGCTAATCAAGGCGCCTAAGGATGGCCCTAGTGCAAAAACCTTGCTTGAGTTTTTGCAAAATCCTTTTTTAGATTTTGGAAAAATTCTCAATCGAGACCCAGCATCCTGCATGGGACTTATTGCAGAGTTGGAAGATATTCTAGTTGCTAGTAAAGCGGAGTCTGGTTGGAAAACCTTTCACCTGGCAATTGAAGGCGCAAGAGATAATGCGACAAAAACCTCGAGTTCGCTACCAAGCTCTGCATTATTTGAGTTGCTCCAGTTTGTCAGGGAACGCCATCATGAGTGGCTGGCGTTAAAGGTTGATTGCAACCAAGCCTTTAAGCAGTTACAGGGCAATCTTCAAGCAACTGGCATGGTCCAAAGCCTCGAGAAAGACTCTGCTGGCAAACAGTTGTTAGAGGTGCTTAAGACATTTGATTTAAGTAAGACGCAATACCAAGCTTCCCCTATGCGCTTAAGTGAATGGCTGAGTTTGCTCAAAACCGTTATAGAGGGTGCTAGTTATCAAGAGGCTGGCAAAGAAGCTAAAGCTGCACTCAGTATTCTGCCGCTCAGCTCAACACGTATGCGAGATTTTGAAGCTGTAGTTGTCGTGGGTTGTGATGAGCAGCAGTTGCCGGCATATTCAGAGCCGCCACTCTTTTTCTCAGATGCGCTAAATCAGTTATTGAAGACCTCCACAATAGAGATGCAGTTTGTGCAGCAAGCTAGAGATTTGTCGCAATTGCTGGTGTCATGCCCCAATGTTGATTTGCTCTGGCAAAGTAAAAGTAATAACGGAGAGCCGCTGAGGCCCTCGGCTTGGATACAGCGTTTGCAAAATCAAATTGAGTGGGAAGCCATTCCGACTCAACTAAAAAAACGATCTTTTGAGGCCGTGCCAATGGAGATGGCGGTTGCGCATTTTGAAGAAGATCTGCCGCTGCCGCTTTCGATGAGTCCCAGCGCCTACAAGGCCCTCCGGGATTGCCCATATCGTTATTACGTTCGCAGTCTATTGGGCTTACGTAAGAACAAGGAGTTTGATGAGGGCTTTGATGCTTCCTTAGCAGGACAGACCTTGCACAAGTTACTTAAGCGTTTTTATCAAGCGCTTAAAACACAAGAACACACTAATTCAGCCCTCAAGTCCAATTCAGAGCAAAGACGCGCCTGGATGGAGCAAAGCTTAAATGTTTATTCTGAGCAAGAGTTCGCCTCTTTGATCGAGGGTGATGCTAGGGTAATGGGCACATTAAGAGATTGGCAAAAGCAAATCCCTAGTTTTGTAGATTGGCAATTACAACGTGAGATGGCAGGTTGGCAATATTTTGATGGCGAAGTCAAAGTTGGTTTTGATCTGTCATTTCAGGATGCTGATGAAAATCTCAAAATGATTCGGATTGAAGGCTATGCTGATCGCTATGACGTTCATGTAGATGACAGTAAGCTTGCCTCAGTGATTGATTACAAAAATCAACGCTTTGAGAAGGTAAAAGTACGCGCCGAACATATCTTGGATGATCCTCAGCTATTGATCTACGCTCGGGCCGCTAATGAGATGCAGGAAGGTCATAAGCTTACTGGCCATCAGGTTCGACAAGCAGAGTGGGTAGCCTTAAAGGCAGACATCTCCAAGGGAGAGCAAAAGGCTACGCGTAGCCAAGAGGTGTCTGATATGCCAGAAATGATGAAGCTATTCTCTGAGCAAATGACAGAGGACATAGAGCAGCTTTGGGCTAAAAAGCCAATGCAAGCATTTGCACCTGAAGGAGTTTGCCAATACTGCGAAGCAAGGGGTATTTGCAGGAAGGGAATTTGGTGA
- a CDS encoding type B 50S ribosomal protein L31, whose translation MKPGIHPEYREIVFVDVSNNFSFKTRSTMSTKETIKWEDGNEYPLAKIETSSESHPFYTGTQKIMDTAGRVEKFRQKFGTKAVAKATGDGAAKTAEKKAAAAEAKAAEKPAKKKA comes from the coding sequence ATGAAACCTGGCATTCACCCCGAATATCGCGAAATCGTCTTTGTAGACGTTTCCAACAACTTCAGCTTCAAGACTCGCTCCACTATGTCTACTAAAGAGACAATCAAGTGGGAAGATGGCAATGAATATCCATTGGCCAAGATCGAGACTTCATCTGAATCACACCCTTTCTACACTGGTACCCAGAAAATTATGGATACCGCTGGTCGTGTTGAGAAATTCCGTCAGAAATTCGGTACTAAAGCGGTTGCTAAAGCTACCGGTGATGGCGCTGCTAAAACAGCTGAGAAAAAAGCTGCTGCTGCAGAAGCTAAAGCTGCTGAAAAGCCAGCTAAGAAGAAGGCTTAA
- the trxA gene encoding thioredoxin TrxA produces the protein MSAGIKYVTDASFEQDVLKSDKPVLLDFWAEWCGPCKMIGPILEDLAGEYGDKLQIAKMNVDENQGVPAQFNIRGIPTLILFKNGTVAAQKVGALAKSQLTAFIDSHL, from the coding sequence ATGAGTGCCGGCATCAAATATGTAACTGACGCTTCTTTTGAACAAGACGTCCTCAAGTCCGATAAACCTGTTCTGCTCGACTTCTGGGCTGAGTGGTGCGGTCCTTGCAAAATGATTGGTCCGATTCTGGAAGACCTCGCTGGCGAGTATGGCGATAAGCTACAGATCGCGAAAATGAATGTGGATGAGAACCAAGGTGTTCCAGCCCAATTTAATATTCGTGGCATTCCTACTCTGATCCTCTTTAAAAATGGCACTGTGGCTGCTCAAAAAGTAGGCGCTTTGGCCAAATCCCAGTTGACTGCATTTATTGATAGTCATCTGTAA
- a CDS encoding ArnT family glycosyltransferase, whose protein sequence is MVKLTAAATKSIPRIIIFALTLVYGFAGLFFRDPWKNEDAIGFGGMWTLFRGNSIDWVVPHLAGRDISLGAPLPYWMGATLIKLFGSWIGAANAARLYSAICFFAAALAIWYATYLLGRRREVQPMALAVGGQPDLKSYGMTLADGALLIFLACVGLAQRAHETTPMMAQLMGISIVLYGTVRGLDKPWQGGLWTGLGIAIVALSSNLTLSLIVVTSTIIAVIASNAKLRFRWTLTSTVLGLIGFAIWPIVWYLADLPAQWRHIAEEGWRNMPEMRATPSIESLGFLSVNFWAYAWPVWPLAMVSLAHWGRTKEAGAWRAPHLAIPLSLFIGSLIYVLFRLEANEHDLMILIPSLSIIAAFSLPVLKRSVISFIDWFAMFSFTLIALAIWIIWLAKVTGYPETTAANIARLLPGFESQFNVLGFIVALAITGVWLAVVRWRTSRAPKEIWRCLIISASGTTLMWVLLMSLWLPTINFAKTYRHVSARLVQVIPSGGGCINTSNLGFAQLASFQYFSKLTFRDDPNCPWMLTHSQSEAKAYAQLNNKKLTLLWEDRRAADRDERLRLYEVIPE, encoded by the coding sequence ATGGTCAAACTTACCGCCGCCGCCACTAAATCGATTCCGCGCATTATTATTTTTGCGCTGACTTTGGTTTATGGTTTTGCTGGCCTCTTCTTTCGTGATCCTTGGAAGAATGAAGATGCGATTGGCTTTGGTGGCATGTGGACTCTTTTTCGTGGCAACTCTATTGATTGGGTTGTTCCCCATTTAGCTGGTCGTGATATCTCCTTAGGTGCACCTTTACCATATTGGATGGGCGCTACCCTCATTAAATTGTTTGGCTCTTGGATTGGCGCTGCCAATGCAGCTCGCCTATATTCAGCGATCTGCTTTTTTGCTGCAGCCCTAGCAATTTGGTATGCCACTTATTTATTAGGCCGTCGACGTGAAGTACAACCGATGGCTTTAGCCGTTGGTGGTCAACCAGACCTAAAGAGCTATGGCATGACATTGGCTGATGGTGCATTGCTGATTTTTTTAGCGTGCGTAGGCTTAGCGCAACGCGCCCATGAAACAACACCGATGATGGCGCAGCTGATGGGTATCAGTATTGTGCTGTACGGTACGGTTCGTGGCTTAGACAAACCATGGCAAGGGGGTTTATGGACCGGCCTGGGTATCGCGATCGTGGCGCTCTCCAGCAACCTGACACTTAGCTTAATCGTCGTTACCTCCACCATCATTGCGGTGATTGCTAGTAATGCAAAGTTGCGTTTTCGGTGGACGCTGACAAGTACTGTTTTGGGTTTAATTGGTTTTGCGATTTGGCCCATCGTTTGGTATTTGGCTGACCTACCAGCGCAGTGGCGACATATCGCCGAAGAAGGCTGGCGAAATATGCCAGAAATGCGCGCTACCCCCTCAATCGAATCACTTGGTTTCTTGAGCGTGAACTTTTGGGCTTACGCTTGGCCTGTTTGGCCGCTAGCCATGGTTTCGCTTGCGCACTGGGGTCGCACCAAAGAAGCAGGTGCATGGCGCGCACCGCATCTTGCTATTCCATTAAGCTTATTCATTGGCAGCTTGATCTATGTTCTATTCCGCCTAGAGGCAAATGAACATGATTTAATGATTTTGATTCCTAGCCTTTCGATCATTGCTGCATTTAGCTTGCCTGTTCTCAAGCGCAGCGTTATTAGCTTTATCGATTGGTTTGCAATGTTTAGCTTTACGCTCATTGCACTGGCTATTTGGATTATCTGGCTAGCAAAAGTGACCGGCTATCCTGAAACCACCGCGGCCAATATTGCACGCTTACTTCCTGGATTTGAGAGTCAATTTAATGTCTTAGGATTTATTGTGGCACTCGCCATCACAGGCGTCTGGCTTGCAGTAGTGCGCTGGAGAACTTCACGCGCTCCAAAAGAAATTTGGCGCTGCCTAATTATCTCTGCATCAGGCACTACTTTGATGTGGGTACTGCTCATGAGCTTATGGCTACCAACAATTAACTTTGCTAAAACCTATCGCCATGTTTCAGCGCGACTGGTTCAAGTCATCCCATCTGGCGGCGGCTGCATTAACACTAGCAATCTCGGTTTTGCACAACTAGCCTCTTTTCAATACTTCTCGAAGCTCACCTTCCGCGACGATCCAAATTGCCCGTGGATGCTAACCCATAGTCAATCAGAAGCAAAAGCTTACGCACAATTAAACAATAAAAAACTCACCCTTCTATGGGAAGACCGCCGCGCAGCTGACCGCGACGAACGCCTACGTCTTTACGAAGTCATCCCTGAATAA